Proteins found in one Mustela lutreola isolate mMusLut2 chromosome 10, mMusLut2.pri, whole genome shotgun sequence genomic segment:
- the LOC131809975 gene encoding pepsin B-like, which yields MKILVLVLICLHLSEGVERIILKKGKSIRQVMKERGVLDTFLKNHPKVDPGAKYLYNNDAVAYEPFTNYLNSYYFGEISIGTPPQNFLVLFDTGSSNLWVPSTYCQSQACSNHNTFDPSSSSTYRNNGQIYTLYYGSGSLTVLLGYDTVNVQNIIIKNQLFGLSEVEPSNPFYYANFDGILGMAYPNLAVGSSPTVMESMLQQGQLTQPIFSFYFSRQPTYEYGGELILGGSNSQFYSGEIVWAPVTREMYWQVAIDEFLVGNQATGLCSQGCQAIVDTGTYVLAVPQQFIGSFLKETGAQEAQNGDFVVDCNSIQKFPTITFVISGSPLPLPPSAYVLNNNGYCTLGIEATYLPSPTGQPLWTLGDVFLKEYYTIYDMGNNRMGFALSK from the exons ATGAAGATCCTGGTCTTGGTCTTGATTTGTCTACACCTCTCAGAGGGTGTGGAAAG AATCATTCTGAAGAAAGGCAAGTCCATCCGCCAGGTGATGAAAGAGCGGGGTGTACTAGACACATTCCTGAAGAACCACCCAAAGGTCGACCCAGGTGCCAAGTATCTTTACAATAATGATGCTGTTGCTTATGAGCCCTTCACCAATTACCTGAAT TCTTATTACTTTGGAGAGATCAGCATTGGGACACCACCACAAAATTTCCTGGTCCTCTTTGACACAGGCTCCTCCAACCTGTGGGTACCCTCTACCTACTGCCAGAGCCAGGCCTGCT CCAATCACAACACGTTCGATCCTAGCAGTTCCTCTACCTACAGAAACAATGGGCAAATTTATACACTGTATTATGGAAGTGGCAGCCTGACTGTGCTCCTGGGATATGACACTGTGAAT GTTCAGAACATCATCATCAAGAACCAGCTATTTGGTCTGAGTGAGGTTGAACCCAGCAACCCTTTCTATTATGCAAACTTTGATGGTATCCTTGGAATGGCCTACCCCAACCTGGCAGTGGGGAGTAGCCCAACAGTCATGGAGAGCATGCTTCAGCAAGGCCAGCTCACCCAGCCCATCTTCAGCTTCTACTTCTCTCG CCAACCAACCTATGAGTATGGTGGAGAGCTCATCCTGGGAGGTTCAAACTCCCAATTTTATTCTGGTGAGATCGTCTGGGCTCCAGTCACTCGGGAAATGTACTGGCAGGTTGCCATTGATGA GTTTCTCGTCGGTAACCAAGCCACTGGCTTGTGCTCCCAGGGCTGCCAGGCCATTGTGGACACAGGGACCTATGTGCTAGCTGTTCCCCAGCAGTTCATAGGCTCCTTCCTGAAGGAAACTGGAGCTCAGGAGGCTCAGAATGGTGAT tTTGTGGTCGACTGCAACTCCATACAGAAATTCCCCACCATTACCTTCGTCATCAGCGGGTCTCCAttacctctgcctccctctgcctatgTCCTCAAC AACAATGGCTACTGCACCCTTGGGATTGAGGCCACTTATCTGCCCTCCCCCACTGGGCAGCCCCTGTGGACTCTGGGAGATGTCTTCCTCAAGGAATATTACACTATCTACGACATGGGGAACAACAGGATGGGTTTTGCCCTCTCTAAGTAG